The sequence below is a genomic window from Physeter macrocephalus isolate SW-GA unplaced genomic scaffold, ASM283717v5 random_1392, whole genome shotgun sequence.
tcaaaaggcACTGTTAAGAGATTGAAAAGTTGAGATGGGGGGGAGATATTCATAGTACAAATATTCAAAACAGAATCCTTACCCAGAATGGGTAACAAGCTCCTACAGATCATTAAGAAAAAGGCATAGAAAAGAGGCAGAAGCACTGAAGAGACACACATCTTCACAAAGGAAGATGCCagtggggacttccttggtggtccagtggttaagactctgtgctcccaatgcaggggtccaggggttcgatccctggtcagggagctagatcccacacgctgcaacgaagatcctgactgctgcaactaaagacccggtgcagccaaataaataaatattaaaaaggaagatgaCAATGGCCAGTAACTTCATTCTTAAGGAAAGTGCTGCACCAGGCGGTGACAGGCCGTAGGCAGTGTGGGCGCAGACACACTGGAGCCAGGGCACAGCCACCCCGGAAGACTGTTGGGTAGTGTCCTCTAGAGCTGGACAAACACCTCTGACCCCACAACTCTCCAAGAGCGCCAAAAGAAATGTTccagaatgttcatagcatcactcGGAAGAGCTGCAaactggaaatgacccaaatCTCCATCCACAGGAAAGCGATGCACAGGTCACACATGGACCACCCTCAGCGGCGAGGTTGACCAACACAGCCTCAGCCACCGAGTCCAGAGCCTGACGAGGAGCAGGGAAGAGGACCGTGGATGAGTCGAAGACAGAGAGCATGGGTGCTGGTCTCTGCCGCGTTCCGGCACAGAGTGCCTGAAAACCTGGGAATTGCCTGCTGAGAGCacaggagcatcttttgttctaatgaggctcCTGTGGGGGCTGGTCACCAAAAGACCAAGCCTGATGAGAAGCGTGGAGTTTTCAGCCCCGCCCCCATCCTCTTGAGAAAGGAGAGGGGCTGAAAATGGGGTTAGTAATCCATCATGGCGGTGTGAAGAAGTCTCCACAAAATCCCGAGCGCTGGAGATGGGTGGAGCCGCGTCCACGCCCCTTCCCACGAAGCCCTGCCCATCTCCCAACCTGGACCCTCACCTGCATCCTTCATCCTactctttctcttttataatgAACTGGTGAGCGTTAGTGAATTTCTCCCTGAGTTCTCTGAGTtcctctagcaaattaattgaatccAGGGGGCAGTGGGTCGTGGAAAGCTCACATTTGTAGCCAAGTTGGACAGAAGTGGTGGGTGACCTGGGGACCTGCTCCTTGCCATTGGCGTCTGAAGTTGGGGGCAGTCTGTGGGACTGAGCCCCTAAGCATCTCCAGATATTATCAGAATTGAGTTAACCTGTCGGACACGCAGCTGGTGTCACCGAATTGCCTGGcgtgggacccccccccccgccacacacacacttttggcGACCAGTAAAGGAGACTCACAGGAGAGACACAGGAGGGAAACCTGGGTTTTCCCAACACACAGAGGCAGCGAGGAGAGACCCCAGACCAGGCTTGCCCACCGTGGCAGCCGAGAACGCCACCCGACCTCGCTCTTCCGGGGTGACTCGGCCTCCTCCACTCGAAGCCTCGGCTGTCGTGGTCCCCACCTGCCCAGTCTCAATCCCCTGGACCCTCCTCAGAGGCCACCCTCCTCTCCACTCTAGGTCCTTCTTAAGATGTGTTGCTGTCAGAAATGATCCTGTTTACCTGTTAGCTTCGATGTTTGCTGTCCAACCCCCCTACTCCCTCCTGTGTCCCCAGCGGGAGGGGTGTGTGTCACAATGACCAGGCTGGGGATAGGCAGCACCAGCCTCGAGGGCAGGATGGCTCCGAGCAGGGCCTTGGGGGTccaactctgccacttgctagctgtgtggctATGGACAACtcactcaccctctctgtgcctcaccaAGCTCAACTGTGAAAGAGGGTCCTCCTGGCGTCCCTCTCAGGATGGACACATTTTGGAAAAGTGCTCAGGGGACTGGCAGGGTGGTGCCTGAAAGGGGCTGTTCTCAGAGGCCATGTCTCCTGCCCGGCTCCTCCTGGTGACCTGCAGGTGGCAGCACCAGACCCCTGTTCCCCGAGAGACAGACTGCGTTGCCACCCCCGCCTTGGGCCCCGCTTGCAGGAGCCTAGGTCGGGAGAGGTGCTGGCAGGAGTGACCCGCTCTCCCATGACCCCTCCCAGCCCTCTTCAGAGGCCCACTCCCATGTGGGTGCCTCCACTGTGAGCCCTCAAGGACCCCGCTTGTCTCCCAAGCCCCACCGGCAGCTTCACAGTGCTGCCAGGGGCGGGGCCAGAGCAGGGAGGCGCAAACCCTGACCCAGGTTGGCAGTGGCCACGTCCAAATGACCTCTAGGAACATTCCAGGACCAGTCACTTCCTGGCTCATCGCTCTGTGGCTCCCTCTGTTCCCCACAGGTGTCAGGGTAAAGCTCTGAGACCCAGAAGCACCTGGGCTGGTCTTGGGGGGCCGCCAGCAGGCGAGGTGGCAGGAGGAGCCGGGAGGGCTGAGTCTTCACAGTGGGCAGGAGCGCTTTGAGGGGAAAGGGCGGCCTTCGGCCAGGACGGGCAGCAGAGTAGCCTTCAGCTTGGGAAAGGGAGGTCCTGTGGGCCTGACTGCTGGTCAGCGTTCTCTGACTGGCGTCTGACCTGACCAGGAAGGCGTCCCTCACGTCGCTGGCAGCCCCTCAAATGCCATCTATTTGTGGCCTGTACCCTGCCGCCTGGCAGGAGACATGTGACTGCGGGGCTGTGGTATTTTGGGCAATGGGGGTGGGGCGTGCGTGGCGAGCCCTGCACCATGCCGCTCTGGGACAGGCAGCTTGGATGCCCAGCTCCGCTGCCCCGGCTGGCTGTGGGGTCCCAGGTACAGTACTGTCAGCCCCTCATTCCCACCCTAAGGGGTCCCAAGGCAGACAGCCCCCACAGGGACCTCCCCTAGGACCAGAGAGGAGGACAAGGTGCAGCGGGGTCAGGAAGCCACAGTGCCCTGGTCTCAAGGCGCCTCCATCTCCGGACTTGCCTGGCCAGAGTGACCTCCCACCGCCCTGGGTCCAGTGGCAGCTGACCAAGGGCCAAAGGGCAGCCCCCTGCAGGGGGCTGAGAGGTTAGGGGCTGTCAGCCAGGTAGGGTTGCCTTAGTTCACTGAGACGCAGCGGGGGGACCTTTGCCGGCCGGGCAGATCTGGTCCGGGGCACAGACACTGAGGATGGCCCCAGGGGGGCTGGTGGAAATCAGGAGGCTCATTTCTGTTCTGGGACCTCCTGCCCAggcaggggcagagccaggctctCCCTGATGACCCCTGAGTGGGCTCTGGCCAGCACTAGCTTGACCTTGGGAAGCTCAGAGGAAGCCCAGCAGTCTGTTCCAGCCAAGGCTGGTGGAAGGTCATCACCAAAGACGGGTCACCTGCTGGACACTGCGGCTCCTCCCCCCGTGGCCAGCTGCCACCTGAGGCATGTTGGGATAGCCTAGTGCTGACTATCGCCCAGGTAAACTGAGCCCTGCTGGGTGGTCCTTGAAATGGGCTTTGCTATATAGATTTGGCCTCGGTACCAACAACTCTGCAGGAAAGCTGGAGGCTGACCCAGCTGAACAGAAAGTGCATAACGTCGTGGAGGAAAACTCCTCCTGGGGAAGAAAGCTCAAACATGAGGAACCCTATTCTTCAGTGACCATCACTAACGTGAATGCAGGACTGTAGCAACATGTCACTGTAACGTTATCATCTGCGGTCAGTTTGGGAGCAGGGCAAGTGGCTTTCGGATGTTCTAGCTCCAGGAAGCCATCAGGTTTGAGATCAGCACAGCTTCCCTCTGGATTCTCtgtttgttctgctttctttcaGGACAGAGATGGAGTGCTGGCCCCTGAGCCAGGGAGGCATGGGATGCCCcagggggcaggtggggtgggggcagtgtgTGCCGGCCAGGGCCCCGGGCCTGGGCCCGTGAAGAGCCTGGTCTGTGGTTCACGTGCCTCTGCTGACCCAGAATGGAGAACTTCCAGTACAGCGTCCAGCTGAGTGACCAGGACTGGGCTGAGTTTTCAGCCGCTGCCGAAGAGTGTGGCCTCCTGCAGGCCGGCCTGGCCTCTGGGGATGAGCTCTTGTCCAGTGACACTGACCAAAGGGACAGCAGTGGCAGCAGCCCCCCAGGGCCCCCGCCCCTTCCTGAGGGGCAGCTGGCTCCCAGGGGGAATGACTGGCCCAGCTCTGAGGAGGAGGACGAGGCAGCCACCCGGCAGCTGGTCAGCAGGTCTTGGCGTGAGTCCGTGCTGGCCCCAGAGGCCGGTCAGCAGATGCCCAGCACGTCCGTGCGGTCAGGAGCTCGGCCGTCCCTCAGCCCTGGTGCTGCCCCTCTGGCCCAGGGCTCATCCCTCCTGGGGCCAGTGTCTTCCAGAGGCGAGAGGCAGAGGCTTCTGCAGGGCCCAGCCCCCCGGGGCCTTGCCGCTACTGCCCCTGGCGAGCCCGCTCGGAGCCCCGATTCCCCCGGCGGCAGCGCTGCCCCCCAGAGGCCCCCTGGCAGCCCTGGAGCCCTGCTGCGCAGCCCCAGCCGAAAGAAGAGGCGGGCTGCGGGCACCACGGTGGGTGGGCACTTGGgtgacccaggccctgcccccacccagctgGGCTCGTTACTGCTCGCTGAGGCCGGGGCCGAGGACGGCCTTGGCCTGGCTGGGTCCGGGGGGAAGGGCCTCCGGGTGGGgaccacagggcagacagcaggagcTGGGCAGGTCAAGCTGGGGCCAGAGTCTCCAGAAGCCCCTGAGCAGGCGGCCAGGCAAGGGCCAGGTGTGGATCTGTCTACATCTGTCCCTACCACTGAGCAGGGTACAGACCTAATCGGAATGACCCTCAGAACTGAGCCACGCACTGTGTCCACGCTTGACCTGGAGGCTTCTCTAGATGTCACAATGGCTAAGTCAGACGTGGCTTTGTCCGCACCCACCTCCGAGCCTCAACCCGATGAGCCTCTGTCTACACCTGCCTCCAAGCCTAGACTGGATGTGGGCCTGCTTATGCCAGGCCCAGGGGTCCAGCTGGACGTGGAGTCACCTATGCCTGTCTCAAAGGCTATTCCACGTACAGCTCTGCCTCACCTGGCTTCTGAGGCTGGGTCTGATGTGGGTGTGTCTACACCTGCTCCCATCCCCGAGGCTGGGCCTGACATGGTGGAGCTGGAGGTTGCCCCAGTGGCCAAGCTGGGTTTGAGCCCTATTCGGTCTCCAGAGGGGGGCCGACAGAAGCCTAGAGGGGAGCCCTCAGCAGGTGCGCCTGGACGCCACACTGGGGAGCCCCCGCTAGGCCCTATCCAAGCCCCCAAGAAGAAGAAAGTGCGGTTCTCCATGGCTGTGCCCAGCTCCGAGGAGCCAGGGTCAGGAGAGGCCTCGGGCCCAGCCTTCCCAGCCACAGCCCCCAGGACAGCAGCTGGGGGCCACagggcgtctggagcctgggaCGCTGTGGCAGTTGGGCCCCAGACACCCCAGCCTCGGATCCTGAAGCACCTGCCTTCCCCCGCCCCCTCTGCCTCAGCGGGGCCTGagcccagctgctgctgctttgaGGTGACCCTCCCCGAAGCCTATGAGTTCTTCTTTTGTGACACCATCGAGGAGGACCATGAAGATGTcgaggaggaagcagaggctagCCAGGCTCTGGCCGAAGTCCAGTGGCCGGGTGTGTGCGAGTTCTTCTTCCAGGATGGCCAAACCCAGAGGTCGAGGCACCGGGAAGGccgctcccaggccccacccctccaggctgAGCCTGTGCCGGCCCCTCCACCAGGAGACCCCATACCCATCTCCATCGCCGAGGCCTATGAACACTTCCTCGGGGAGGACATGTCAGGGGGCATGCTGGGGCCGGCTGCCCTTCTCCAGATGCAGGCCATGGAGCCCCCCAGGTCAGTCCCCTGGGAAGTGGGGACCGGCACCCCACCAGGGCCTAGCCTAGCCTCAGCGGAGCAGCTTACCCCGGCCATCAGGCCAGCAGGTGTGTGTTGCGGGGACCTCACGGCCTGTCCAGGACCTGGGTACACAAAGTCCAGGGAGTTGGGCCAAGAGGGCCATTGGGGAGGGGAAGCCAGGACCCTGGGTTGTGAGCTGGTGGGGGCCCTCAGGGATGAACTGGGCAGGAAGGACCAGCTCCTGGCCATCCCAGGACCCGGTCCAGGTGGGGCAGCCCCGGTCGAGCAGGGCTTTGGCTCCACACTGACCGTCGCCCTGTGTTCAGGCCCAGGTAACAGCAGTGCCTGCCCCCAGCCTGTAGCAGGCAGGCGTTGGGGCAGCTCCAGCTCAGGCCGTGCTGCTGCCAGAGCAGGCTCGCATTCCCCTGGAAGATATTTTACAAACCAGGAAACGGTGCCCCAGACGTACTCGCCCAAGTCAGCCTGACTCAGCTATGCCACATGCTACCGTGGGTCGTGGGCCAAAGGTATCACGAGGAGGATGTGACTCAGGACAGACATGTCTCAGGACAGACATGGCCAGGAGAGACGTGTCCCAGGGCAGGTGCGTCTGAGTGGGACAACAGCAGGAGCTCAGGACATGCTTCTCTTTCCTAGAGGAACCCCGGGGTCCCCTCACCTCGTTTACCTTCAGCCAGAATGACATGTGCCTGGTGTTTGTAGCCTTCGCTACCTGGGCTGTGAGAACATCAGACCTGCAAGCCCCAGACGCCTGGAAAACAGGTTTGTgggcccggggggcggggggctggtgTCTAGAAGTCAAACGGAGGAGCAGTGGTGGTGTCCCAGCTGCTGGGCCAGCAGGGATGAGGGGCACATGGGGAGGCGCAGGTGTCTCCCCTGACGGATCTCCTGCGTTGCTGACCCACTCTCGCCCCGCCGGCCTCCTCCCATACTTTGAGAACCCCGCCgtggggatggagggtggggacCAGGCCGGAACGGAGCCGGCGCTCAGGAGCTCTCGCGCTTCTCTTGCAGTTCTGCTGGCCCACATCGGTACCATCTCCGCTATCCGGTACTTCCGCCGGCAGGTGGGGCAGGGGCGCCGCAGCCCCAGCTCCTAGGACCCAGGCTCCGCCCAGGAAGACGCAGGACGAGGAAGTGTCCACAGGTGCTCAGGAGGAGGGGCTGCCCTCAGGCTTTGCCCTTTGACCCTTGTGTTCTGCGGCGTCCAGGAAGGAGCCTGCGTCCTTGGTCCTGGCTCCCTTGGACTCCACACGAGGGTCCAGCCAGTGGCCGAGGCTGTGCTCCACACTTGGGAGTGGGGAGATTCTGGAAGGCTGGGAGGGTAGGCCAAGCAGGGAGCTGGTTAGTGAGGTGCCAGATTAGCAATAAAAAACACAAGGTGTCCAGCGAAACTGGAATCTCAGACACGCAGTATGAGACCCACTTACGCTAAGGAATTATTTGTGGTTTATCTGAAACCAGAGTTAACTGGAGTCCTAATCCTATGTGGTTATCCTGTTGGAGGGAGGGCTATGATGGGGCTTCAGAGCAGCAGCGAGGCCCCAGCTGGAGATCTGGGCAGAGGGCCTTGAGGCTGGGAGGCGGCGTCCCAGGGACCCTCTGCCCTGTTTTATAAGTGGGCTGGGCCGTTGGAGGCCTCTGAGGCCTCTCTAACCCCTGAACCCCAGGGGTCTGTGGTCAAGACCTCCTTGGCTTGACCTCCCGAGATGGGGAGCAGGTACCCAGCGGGGCCCTGCGGGCTGGGGGTCTGAGGGCAGAGCCTGGAGCCCCTCCTCTGGGGAGCCCTGGAGGAGGTGCAGAGTCAGAAGGCAAGGGGCTCAGGTTGAGGGACGGGACACCTGGGTTCGCCCAGGGCTGACAGGAGCCGGAGGTGCGACAGGAAGGTGGGCGGGGTGCGGACAGTAGTGGAGCAAGGGGGCTGCCAGACCAGGTGCTGGGTGGGCGTCCAGCTCCGAGGCAGCACATACAGGGTCCCCGGGACGCAGGAGACTCCTGGCTGTTCAGGACAGAATGCGTGGACACACAGCGTCAAtaaaatctctttctttcttgtttagtCTCTTGCCGGTTTCCCCCGACCATCTCTCTCCCATGCGCCCAGGCCACCTTCTTGCCTCTGCTTGTGATGTCTCAGACCCTTGTGCCCTCTGGCCTCACGTACTCTGACTCTCGCTAACCTGACTTTCTCAGCCCTCTGACCTTTACACCTGTGccagcctccctctcccaggTGAAACCCCTACCCCGAGTCCCCTCCCTCATTCCTTCCCTGAGAGGCAGGCCGAGGTTGGGCCCCTCTGGGCGTCCAGTCACCTTGGCCAAGGTGTCTTGAGGATGAGGCCCTCCGGACCCCTCAAGAGCCCAGGGTAACTCAGGGTTCTGGAGGCCCCCTCCACCTGCTGGGGTCAGACCCTGACTCCATACTGGGTGCCTGTGGCCCCACTAAAAAGCCCCAGGTCCTGCTTCAGCCCCTCCTGCAGGCTCGACGCAGGCAGGTGGTCCCGAGAAGCGGCCTCCTGGTGGCCATCAGATCCACTGGACGAGCCCGCCTTCAGCCTGAGGTGCTCCTCGAGGCCACCGCTGGTGGGAAGGTGACAGAGCTTTGTCCCAGACATTGTCGTAGCTTCTTGGGGGGCAGCCGtctggtggggagggcagaggtgcATGTGCTTTCAGGAAGCAACACCCAGAGCTTTCCCAGGAAGAGGCAGGGCCCTCACTCACCTGGGGGAGGTGGCGGGGGCTCGGGCGCAACTTCCCTCGCAGGAGAGACCTGGGGACCCCGACGACAAGTCTGAGGGATGGGCCCTCGGACGGGCTTGGCGGCCAGCTCAGGGACCTGCcggaccccacccccacctttcctcttgcccccacccccttcctgccGCTGCCCCGTCCTTGGTCTCCGcccatcctcccttccccccgTGTCCATCTCTCCTGCTCCTTCAGGGTCCCAGGAGGCCCCACGCGGTCTCCTCTCCCCCCACTGCAGCACCCCTCGCCCGGGGTGGGGGCTGCTACTCACAAGCTGAGGGGAGCCTGGGGGCCGGGACCCCCGGCCCTTGATGGAGCCGCGATGCCGCTGAGAGGCTCGGGCCTGCGGGACTCCCTTCTCGGAGAGCAAGTGGGGGCCGGAGAGTCCAGAGCTGGGCTCAGAGACAGGCACGGACACGGGGACCAAGGGGAATGGCCTCGAGGGCTCAGGTCCGAGCGAGCTCTGCGTCGCACTGAGGAACTGTCGGGAGAGCGTTGGTGACcgaggccctgggctgggaccTCCGTGCAGCTGAGGGGCCCCCGCCCCAGAAAGCCCCTTAGCCTCCCGCGGCAGCCTGAGCAGATCGCAGGCTTCAGGCACCCTCTCAACCTCAGGCTGTGGCCACGTCCAGCTCTTTCTGTCACCCAGCAGGGGACTGACCTTGTCCAGGTCCTGGACGTCTGTGACCCTGCGGTGGGAAGTGGCAGGTGGTGTGTAGGGGTCAGCGTAGAGCGGGGAGTGCGGTGTCTCCAGAGAATGGTCTGCGGCCTCCGGGCCATCCTCCAGCCTCAACTACAGGCAAGAGACAGAACAGACAGAATCGACGGAGCTGGAAGCGGCCAAGCCCTCCCTTCTCTGGGCAAGAGGCCTCTGGGTGGCTCCAGGACCGAGGAGGCCGGAGAGatggagggcgggagggagagccATGCCTGGAGCCGGGGTCAGTGTGCTGGGCCCACCTTGGTCAGGTCCAGGTGCAGTGGGGTGGCTGGGCCGGGCCCCTCGCCCTGGGCTTTGCTCCTGGGTGATCGGTTGCTGCCGGCCCGTCTCAGCTTTGCCTTGTGCCCACCGACGCTGGGGCAGCCAGGGCTGCCTTGCTCCTGTGGGGACCAAGGACCTTCCAGAAGGTTCCCCGGGGCCCTCTCCCACATACCCCTCTGAGGCTACACAGAGCCCCTCTGGTCTGAGTCCCCTCCCCTGAGGAACTAGGGCCCCACTTGCAGTGGGGTCCCCAACACAGACTCGCCTCAGTGTCCCCCGCCCCCTTCCTCTGCCCGTTCCCCCCCAGATACTCACTGGTGCGGGCCGGGCAGGGCAGCCTCTGGTGGACTCAGGCGTGGAGTGGCTGGTGCGGTTGGAGCCGGGTGCTGGGCACCCCGAGTCCCAGCTGGTCCGTCCGTCAGAGGAGAGTGAGCCTCGGCCACCGCCCACAGCCTGGGCAGCCGGAGGTGGGTAAGGGTGAGCCGGATGGcagggcccctccccccaccgccccgtgCCCAGGCCCACCCTCCTGTTTCACTGCTGCCCGGCGGCACCTCCCCTGCTGACTCCTCACCTGCGGGGGCGCCTGCAGCCCCGGGAAGCTCTCGGGGCCGGGCGGTGGGGAGGCCCCGTCCCCGCGGCAGACCGTCTGCAGGCAGAGCAGCCAGTGGCCATAGTCCTCGTAGCTGGCGCACACCACACGGATGGTGTTGATGAGACGGCCTGGCACACAGATGCCGTGAGGGGGCCTGGCAGGCAGGGTGCCCCCTGCAGAGCCCCGGTGCAGAGCTGCGTGCCCGCTAGGCTCAAGCCCTGTCTCCCAGGCCTGGACTCTGCCCACCTTCGATCAGGAAAGAGCGGatctgtttctccctctcctccaggtTGATGTGGATGGCGCTGAGCGGGAGCTCCCCCTGCGGGAAACCCGGGGGCCGAGGCCTTAGTCAGGGGAAGCAACCCTTGCACCCACTGCTCCGTCTTGTCCTCCCAGCTGGGTGGGCGCTCGGACGCCGGGCAGTAGAGGGCAAGGCAGGTCCAAGGCCGACCCCCGTGGGAGGCCAGGCACTCCCCGCCTGTCCTTGGGGGTGCCTTCGCCCCCGTCTCCAGGTGGGGCCTTTGCCAGCCAATGGCCGACACGACTGGTCGGGGACTGGTCCCCTGGGCCACCCGCtaagatgggggtgggtgggaaggggtCACGAGGAAGCCCCCTGTGTGTTTCTCAGTGACTGAAAGCCATGATCACCCCCAGAGTAGAATGTACCCCGATGCACGTGACACTCGCTCTGGCCCCAAAGGACCTTCACACCCACGCCCGGGcccacacgtgcacacgcacacgcacaagCCTCAGGCACCCAGAAGATGCCCGCTCAGAGGTATAGGCCCCTTTTAGGGGCACTAGGGGCCCCCATGCCACCCACCCCAGGTGATGGGTCTCCTGGTGCCTGAGGACCCTCTAGGATGACACGGGATGCTGAGGCAGGGCACCCACCTTCCTTGCCCACGTCAGGCTAAGACCAGACTGACCAGGGCAgcgggctgggtgggtggggccgGTGCTATCTGTCCCAACAGGCCCCGAAATACAGGTTCCTCCTGAgctgctgccccctcccacccccacgcAGAGGGCGCGTCCCTGGGGCGGGCCCACAGTGGGGCGGGGCCCACCTTAAAGCAAAGCCCGTCTGCTTCCTCGGAGAAGATGGCCAGGGAGGCCGGGTACAGGACCAGGAGCCCGTCCCGCTGCTCCTGTGGGGGGGGTCACCGGGCGGGGCAGGGTCTCCAGCAGCACACGCCCAGGGCCCCCACCTGCTGcctgcacccctcccccgcctccgCCCGCCTCTGCGCCCCTCCACCCACCTGCGAGGGCAGATGCTGCAGCTTGACCCGTGAGGCACAGATGGCGGTGCCCGCCACCTGGAGCCCTGATGCCGTCCGCAGCGGCGTCAGCCTGCGCTGCAGAGTCCAAGGGAGCTGGTTCTCAGGGGGGCCCTGGTAGAAGGGGGTcaggggcaggaagaggagagTGGGGATGGGAAGGGGCGTGGGGTTCCCAGCACTGACCTGCGGGGGTGCTGGGGGGCAGCGCGGCACCCCGCCCACGAGGGCTATCTGCTTCTCCAGGTGGTAGAGCCAGCGGTCCAGCTCGGCCTGGCTGGGGCACAGCACAAGAAGGGGGGCGGGCAGCGGGCCTGCGGAGGGGGCAGAGTAGGCTAGGCCAGCGGCCACCGGAGAGGCTCCTCAAGGGTTGGGGGGAGCCACTGATGACCACACGCACAGCTCTGGAGGCCCCCGACCCGCTGCCCTCCGCCCCCGCCCGGCATACGCACGTGTGCCCATCAGAGGAAAAGCCAGGGCCCCTCAACATGCTCCGAGCCCCGCCAAGGTCCTGGGGCCCGGTCAACGGCCAGGTTCACCGAGCAGCCTCAGTGCTCTCGCCTTCCTGAGGCCCAGGTCAGCACAGGCAGCGCCCCCTTGCCCCTGCGCACCTTTGATCTGGAAGGCGTGCTCTCTGGATCCCTCGAGCCGGGAGACGCTCAGCTCCACCAGTGGTAACAGCCCCTACCAGAGCACAGCGGGAGGAACGGGCTGGGGGACCCCCGAGCAGGGCTGGGCCAGTGCCTCCCAAGGGGCTGCCCTCTCACTCCCCCCCAGCTCCGCCCTCTGCCATTTCCCCGCACCTGGAAAGTGAGTCCTTCGGAACCATGGGCCTGGAAGTagaggtgggaggggaagagTTCCAGAAAGCAGTCGCTGAtgtcctgggggagggtggggccaGGGTCTGAGGGCTGCGGGCAGGCCCCAGCGCGGCCCTCAAGCATGCCCCTCCCGGCCCGGCCCCCACCTGGCTGTGCTGGAAACGCAGCTGGACCTTGGTGTAGTGCACAACCGCGCCCAGGCTCCTCACGGGCGCCCTCCACTGCCCTGCCTTGAACACACGCAGGAAAGGCTGCTCCAGGTCTTCTGGCTGGCTCTCCAGGCTCGGGATGTTCTGGAGTGGGGGCAGAGCTcaggggagggggcctggccAGCGGCCAGCAGCCCTGGCCCGCAGTCTCACAATACACGGGTTAAGAAGGCACACGCAGCATCACACGTGTGTACAGAACCCTGTACACACTCACAGCCTCTTCACACGAAAACAatgcagaacacacacacacacacacacacacacacacacagcctccatGCTGGTCACAGAACTCTGTGGTCTAGTTTTGGAGTCATCGAGGTTTCAATTCAACGGAAGTACAACCCTTAGCTTCGCTATTTCCTTACTGTGTTCCCGTACTTTGGTTACTCAACCTCCCAAGACTTGTTGGTCAGAAGGGTTTTCGGGTGTCCAGGTGAGACAATGCTCGAGTCCCTCCCACACCTCAGGGTTGGCTACTGACATTTTAACACTTGGTTCTACCAAGGAAGTGGGGGGCTGATTTGTAGCCTTTGCCAATTTCCCTGGTGTAAGTAGTCCCGTCACAGTCCATTTCAAGCCACCAGCACGCTGCCACACGCCCCCAATC
It includes:
- the PERM1 gene encoding PGC-1 and ERR-induced regulator in muscle protein 1, with product MENFQYSVQLSDQDWAEFSAAAEECGLLQAGLASGDELLSSDTDQRDSSGSSPPGPPPLPEGQLAPRGNDWPSSEEEDEAATRQLVSRSWRESVLAPEAGQQMPSTSVRSGARPSLSPGAAPLAQGSSLLGPVSSRGERQRLLQGPAPRGLAATAPGEPARSPDSPGGSAAPQRPPGSPGALLRSPSRKKRRAAGTTVGGHLGDPGPAPTQLGSLLLAEAGAEDGLGLAGSGGKGLRVGTTGQTAGAGQVKLGPESPEAPEQAARQGPGVDLSTSVPTTEQGTDLIGMTLRTEPRTVSTLDLEASLDVTMAKSDVALSAPTSEPQPDEPLSTPASKPRLDVGLLMPGPGVQLDVESPMPVSKAIPRTALPHLASEAGSDVGVSTPAPIPEAGPDMVELEVAPVAKLGLSPIRSPEGGRQKPRGEPSAGAPGRHTGEPPLGPIQAPKKKKVRFSMAVPSSEEPGSGEASGPAFPATAPRTAAGGHRASGAWDAVAVGPQTPQPRILKHLPSPAPSASAGPEPSCCCFEVTLPEAYEFFFCDTIEEDHEDVEEEAEASQALAEVQWPGVCEFFFQDGQTQRSRHREGRSQAPPLQAEPVPAPPPGDPIPISIAEAYEHFLGEDMSGGMLGPAALLQMQAMEPPRSVPWEVGTGTPPGPSLASAEQLTPAIRPAEEPRGPLTSFTFSQNDMCLVFVAFATWAVRTSDLQAPDAWKTVLLAHIGTISAIRYFRRQVGQGRRSPSS